One window of Bacillus sp. THAF10 genomic DNA carries:
- the aceA gene encoding isocitrate lyase: MNREERIAKLEENWAMDQRWNGVERPYSAEEVIRLRGSIDIEHTLAKRGANKLWDLLHQQDYVHALGALTGNQAIQQVKAGLKAIYLSGWQVAADANLSGHMYPDQSLYPANSVPHVVKRINQALQRADQIQHMEGKEDVDYFAPIVADAEAGFGGQLNVFELMKGMIESGASGVHFEDQLSSEKKCGHLGGKVLLPTQTAVKNLVSARLAADVMGTPTVLIARTDADAADLITSDIDFNDQQFLTGERTAEGFYRTRAGIDQAIARGLAYAPYADLIWCETSEPNLEQARAFAEAIHEKFPGKLLAYNCSPSFNWKAKLDDATIETFQQQIAQFGYKFQFVTLAGFHALNHGMFELARGYRDRGMGAYSELQQAEFNSEQHGYTATRHQREVGTGYFDEVAKLVSGGTSSTTALKGSTEDEQFYQKS, from the coding sequence ATGAACAGAGAAGAACGAATTGCAAAATTAGAAGAAAATTGGGCGATGGATCAGCGTTGGAATGGAGTGGAGCGTCCCTATTCGGCGGAAGAGGTTATCAGGTTACGAGGAAGCATTGACATCGAACATACCTTGGCCAAAAGAGGTGCAAATAAGCTGTGGGACCTCCTACATCAACAGGATTATGTTCATGCACTGGGAGCTTTAACAGGGAACCAAGCGATTCAACAGGTAAAAGCGGGGTTAAAAGCAATTTACTTAAGCGGCTGGCAGGTTGCTGCAGATGCCAATCTATCTGGACATATGTATCCCGATCAAAGTCTCTATCCTGCTAACAGTGTGCCACATGTTGTTAAACGGATCAATCAAGCGCTTCAAAGGGCTGATCAAATTCAGCATATGGAAGGGAAAGAGGATGTTGATTATTTTGCGCCAATAGTGGCAGATGCAGAGGCAGGGTTTGGCGGGCAATTAAATGTGTTTGAATTAATGAAAGGAATGATTGAATCTGGTGCATCTGGTGTGCATTTTGAAGATCAATTATCCTCAGAGAAAAAATGCGGACATTTAGGTGGGAAAGTGTTACTACCTACACAAACGGCAGTGAAGAATTTAGTTTCTGCAAGGTTAGCAGCAGATGTCATGGGAACACCGACTGTATTAATTGCTAGAACAGATGCGGATGCGGCAGACTTGATTACAAGTGATATTGATTTTAATGATCAACAATTTTTAACAGGAGAGCGCACGGCTGAAGGGTTTTACCGTACACGAGCTGGCATTGATCAAGCAATTGCAAGGGGTCTAGCGTATGCGCCTTATGCTGATTTAATTTGGTGTGAAACTTCAGAACCGAACCTTGAGCAGGCGAGAGCCTTTGCAGAGGCGATTCATGAAAAATTCCCTGGAAAGCTGTTAGCTTATAATTGTTCGCCATCCTTTAATTGGAAGGCAAAGCTTGATGATGCGACCATTGAGACCTTCCAACAGCAGATTGCTCAATTCGGCTATAAGTTCCAGTTCGTGACACTTGCTGGGTTCCATGCATTAAACCATGGCATGTTCGAGCTTGCAAGAGGGTATCGTGATAGAGGGATGGGAGCATATTCTGAGCTTCAACAAGCAGAGTTTAATAGTGAGCAGCATGGATACACAGCTACACGTCATCAGCGTGAGGTTGGTACAGGATACTTTGATGAAGTTGCAAAGCTAGTATCTGGTGGAACTTCTTCCACTACTGCCTTAAAGGGATCAACAGAGGATGAGCAATTTTATCAAAAAAGCTGA
- a CDS encoding IDEAL domain-containing protein, with product MKNEKSYTELMKSRKMNKKVSVEAYMMNVYVQMIIDESYFHYQKNLLQRKIDDALDSNDAVLFQHLSIRYKKFMAEWGA from the coding sequence ATGAAAAATGAGAAGTCTTATACGGAATTAATGAAATCCCGTAAGATGAACAAAAAAGTGTCCGTTGAAGCCTATATGATGAATGTGTACGTTCAGATGATCATTGATGAGTCTTATTTTCACTATCAAAAAAACCTGTTGCAAAGAAAAATTGATGACGCCCTTGATTCAAACGATGCGGTATTATTTCAACACCTCTCCATTAGGTATAAAAAATTTATGGCAGAATGGGGCGCTTAG
- a CDS encoding competence protein ComK, with protein MINLKNFRAEYEINEFTMVIFPFEWEGKLFAKVLEEEQEIYVSLSPIKIIENSCKFYCSSFEGRKQGTKTVSGYTHKPPIVIDQMNDIFFFPTASPTNENCIWVSLHYAYEYNSTPSANTHVTFPNNTSVEIPVSKTSFETQVYRTSVVRSKLQQRVSRKRHSMNQSLVGAPRFVYRARR; from the coding sequence GTGATTAATTTGAAGAATTTTCGAGCTGAGTATGAAATCAATGAATTTACGATGGTGATTTTTCCATTTGAATGGGAGGGGAAACTGTTTGCTAAAGTCTTAGAAGAAGAGCAGGAGATATATGTTTCGCTTTCCCCAATAAAGATTATTGAAAATAGTTGTAAGTTTTATTGTTCAAGTTTTGAAGGAAGAAAGCAGGGAACAAAAACCGTTTCTGGATATACACATAAGCCCCCTATTGTGATCGATCAAATGAATGACATCTTCTTTTTTCCTACAGCATCACCTACAAATGAGAATTGTATCTGGGTCTCTCTCCATTATGCCTATGAATACAACTCCACTCCTTCAGCCAACACACATGTCACTTTCCCAAATAACACTTCTGTTGAAATTCCTGTTTCCAAAACCTCCTTTGAAACTCAAGTATACCGTACATCTGTTGTGCGATCGAAGCTGCAGCAGCGTGTAAGCAGGAAACGTCACTCTATGAATCAAAGCCTTGTTGGCGCACCACGATTTGTGTATCGTGCCAGAAGGTAG
- a CDS encoding DUF421 domain-containing protein, protein MDLIVDVLKVLFRVGTILPIMLLVTLFMGKRSIGELPVFDFLVILTLGSVVGADIAEPSVNHLPTVAAVIAIALLQKLIAWWKIKNHRVGRFLSFEPTMVMYDGQFHLQNMKKISYSIDNILQMLREKGIFRAEDVHFALVEANGELSVQLKPGKDTVKLEDFKLPPTKTALEIAVIIDGRIQKEALTFLKLSEAWLKEELLRQDIIHEKDVFYAGVNENNQLHVSLRTQATEVTLPIFH, encoded by the coding sequence ATGGATTTGATAGTTGATGTATTAAAGGTGCTTTTTCGGGTTGGAACCATTCTGCCTATTATGCTTTTGGTGACATTATTTATGGGAAAACGATCAATCGGGGAACTTCCGGTTTTTGACTTTTTGGTCATTCTGACACTTGGATCTGTGGTAGGTGCAGATATCGCAGAGCCAAGTGTGAATCATCTGCCGACGGTTGCAGCAGTCATAGCCATTGCGTTACTACAAAAGCTGATTGCGTGGTGGAAAATAAAAAATCATCGTGTTGGAAGATTTTTATCCTTTGAACCTACCATGGTGATGTATGACGGGCAATTTCATCTTCAGAATATGAAAAAAATCAGCTATTCCATTGATAATATTTTGCAAATGCTCAGAGAAAAGGGAATTTTTCGGGCTGAAGATGTTCACTTTGCTCTCGTTGAAGCCAATGGTGAGCTGTCTGTTCAATTAAAACCAGGAAAAGACACGGTGAAGCTGGAGGATTTCAAGCTTCCTCCTACAAAAACGGCTTTAGAGATTGCAGTTATTATTGATGGAAGAATTCAGAAGGAAGCCTTAACTTTTTTAAAGCTGTCAGAAGCATGGCTAAAGGAAGAATTATTACGTCAGGACATTATCCATGAGAAAGACGTATTCTACGCAGGGGTGAATGAAAACAATCAACTTCATGTCTCCTTACGAACACAAGCCACGGAGGTGACCTTGCCTATTTTTCATTAG